The genomic region AGACTGCAAAAGAGAGTCATCTTTGGAATCTAGTCCTTCAAGTGGAGAGATTTGCCCAAGTGGCTGTCACTCAGATAGTTGCAAACAACAGGAGCATTTACCTTGTTTAAGTAGAAGTGGACTTGGGAAAGGATGTTAGATGTTTATGGGCTCCTAATGGAGGGCAGAGGTTTGGATGCCATTCAGCCACGGCAGTGGTCAAAGTAAACTTGAGAAGTTCCCCAGTGCTCCCGCTGTGGGTCACTGGAATACCTGATGCTCCTCTACTGCCACCCCTGAAGACCCAGAAGTCAGAGAATCAATACGTTTGAGTAGTAGCAGTTTTGTGACACTAGTAGTAGTGGTTCTTCTCAGCCTCCTCCATTGGGCTACCCTCTCCCTGCTCAAATGTAGTATCTCCTATGTTCTGAATTTAAGGCAAAAAGAAGAGAGCTCAATCCCTGCTCCATTACTTCCGCTTGTTTTCATTTGTCATTTCAAAGCTAATATTACCCTAATATGGATCTAATGCCTCACCAGAGCCTCCTGAACTCACTTACTTGTTGAACATCTTCAATAAAATGTCTTCGGCCTGCCTGCCCCATTTTGAGTAGTATTGGTATATTTCCAGACAGAAGTAACATTTAGTCTCGTGCCCCAGCTTGTGCTGTTAATCAGCAGTCTCCATCATTATCCACTGTATTACCAGGTCAGTGATGAAAACACTCATCGGAGATGTTAACTACTGGTCAGATTGGAAGTAGTGGAATATGATTAAAAAGGAATTAACTCGGCCAAAGAAACTTAAGAGGTGGGATTTGAATTGGGTTTTGAAGAACGAAAGGTTACAGAGGATTTGGGAAGGCAAAGCAAAGACAGCACAAGTAGATAAGTGACTGGAGCTCACTTAGGGGTGAGTGGAAGGAGAGTCTAAATTGTAAAGGCAAGTAGGACTTATTCTGTGGAGGGCTTTCCATGCCAGGGTAAGGAGTTAGAATGTTCTCATATAATGGGAGGCAACTGACGGTTTTCTATCATATTTTAGAAACAGAACTGGTATCAACAATGTATAGGATGGTATGGATTCAAGTGGTTGGGATATTACAAGAGTGTAGATGAGAGAAATGAGAACCTGGGTTAGGCTATTGCAATAGAAAGGACAGCTGATTGACAGTGCTTGATGTACAGACGGGTTGTAGTAACAGTTTTAAAAACACTTGTATAGAGCACTAAACACCCTTTACTATGCCAGCTTGCACTAAGCTGTGTTATACCAACTGATCGCTAGGAGGCATCAGTTCATCAACTAGTAAGGTGAAGAGGAAGGCAGCTAAGGCTGATGGAGCTGAGAAGTCTGGATAGTTTGGTATTCAGCTGGAGAGTTAAAATTTAACCTTTTCAACTCGGCATCTTGGAAAGTATTTCCACCAAACGGTATTTAAATGAAGAGACAAATGGCTAAGCACTGATGAGAGTCACCTGATACATTTTCGTAGATTATTTAGTGTTTATTTCTCAGAAGACATTTGAGCTTTGCTCTATCCAAATCTTTAATAATACTCATTGTCATGAATTTCGACTGTATATTGCAAATTAGGAACTTTATGGATCAAAGAATTATAATTTTGTAATCACGTTGTAAATGAAAGTAAACACTTCTTAACAATTTTCCAAGTTCTGTTAAATGTCTTTCAGCCAAGTTTTGATTAATGGTCTTTGAAGCAAGTATTTGGCTATTTAACTGCCAAGTAAAAGAAACTGCTACCAATTCAGTTCCATTACCATGTTTCTCATACTTTTGATTACTCTTACTAGAAACCAATAGGGTGGTAGTTTATATAAATACCTCAATATTAAATTGTATATTGCTCAGGAAAAGACTTGTAGGACTTAGTTTAGATAGCATCTACAGCCTATGAGCCTACCACGTGTAGtagttttaatacatttaaaaaattaaaccaaatataTATTGGTATGGCAAGTTTGGGAGGCTTTTTCATAATGTTACAGGCTGAAAATTTTTGAAAGGATACATTATGAAAATATCAAAAGCATTTGaagacatggatttttttttttatcacaggGGCTTCTGATTCAATTTAAAATGTCTACATGTGTTGGGCCTCTACTATATGGCAAGAATTGTACTAGGTGATTGATTGGGACATGTCAAAACAGTGGTCCTTGCCCTCTTGAAGAGCTTACATTCTCTAGGAAGGGGAACAGAAATAAGCAAGAGGCATAATAAATTATCCAGTACTATGTTAGGAGGTAATAGATGCTATGGGAAGAATAAGGGGAATTGTTTGCAATTTTAGAATGATTAAGGTTGGCCTCATTGAGACGACATTTGAGCAAAAACTTCAAGAAAGTGATTGGGATGATCCTGCGCTGTGTTGAAAATAGATTATAAGACGAGTAGAATCAGACAAGAGTCCACTGCAGTAATTCAGGAGAGAGATCAGGGTGATTTGGAAGTGGAGAGAAATTGACAGAATATAGGTGTAGTTAGAAGGCATAACTGATGGGATTTTTTTACTCAATTTGTGGATTGAGTATTGAGAGAAATCTGTAAAGGGTTATTGCAAGGCAGGCATGCTTCTGAGTATTGCAGTCCTGGGGCAAAAGGCGATGGAGACATCaatggtgaaatatttaaaatttttgttaaataaaatacattcaatGCTCCTATCTTGACAAATATACCTTCCTAGGTACCTGGAACGCCAGGTTTGAATTTCAGAGTCTTAGAGGCCAGTTCCAGAACATTACTTGCAAGCAGAGCTGATCCTCGGCTCACATCtcatcatctttcttttcccttccctggCTCTAAATTGTATGGCAAGGGGCCTCCTGCACATTTGTGTGCACATCCTAGTCTGCATGTTCAAAATCGGTCCATCCCCGCACACACTAGTGCACACACTGGTGATAAAATGCATTCATTGGAAGCGTCGAGGCCATTTAGGGAAGGATATTTGGAATTCTGAGTACCTGGAGTATAGTCTGGAGTTAAGTATGAGCTCCAGATAGATGTGTCATTTTGACTTTTCTCAAGTTCAGGGCTCTGGATAAGGGCCTCTCGACTTGTTTTAGGGGTAGTACTGCTCTgaggttttggcctgagcagctgtACAGATGGAATTGTCATCAGCTGAGAAGGGGGCTGCAGTTAGAGCAGGTCAGGGAGAGGAGATTAAGTTTGGGAGTGCATATATTTGAGTTCTCTATAGACATCCAAATCTGTAGAGAAGGGTAAAAAAATTTTCCACTTACAGTACCACTGGTGTAGAATATATCAAAACTGAAGGCTGTTTTCACTAGTGCCATTCTAGCCAGCTaaaagctcttaaaaaaaaaaaacaaccaaccaggAACTTTAAGTGACTCCAGACCCTTAGTGAACCAGCTCCATCCGGGAATTTGTTTTAACCAATCCTGCATAAACCTATGGACTCCGTCCTATCCAGAGcgctagttttctttctttttttggtatggGGAATCATGTAAATCTCCCCTTTCcttatgccttttctttttgctgaggaagattagccctgagctaacatctgtgccagtcttcctctattttatatgtgggatgctgccacagcatggctgacgagtggtgtaggtccatgcctgggatctgaacccacaaacccagacTGCCGACGCAAAGTGTGCccaacttaaccattaggccacagggctggccccaagtgctgtttttcaattttttattagcAAAAGCTTGATGAGCCTTTCTTTCTATGACTTAAAATCCCTTCAGACTTTTCCCTCTAGTGAACTACTCAGGAATGTCTTGCCCAATGTGTGTTCCCTTGCCTGGCATGttagtaatattattattaatttcttttgaggaagattagccctgagctaacatcagctgccaatcctcttttttctttttctttctttctttcttttttttttgctgaggaagattgtccctgagctaacatccgtgtccgtcttcctctattttatatgtgggatgcctgctgcagtgtggcttgacaagcagtgtgtaggtctgcatctgggatccacaccagcaaaccccaggccactgaagcagaacatgtgaatttaaccgttgtgccagcaggctggcctcagtactattatttttaaagtttgttagtctttgttttattctttggcaACAAACAGTTGGATATAAACTGGGGATGTAAGTTTGGGAGTCTTTGGCATATAGATGTTATTGAAAGCAATGAGATTGAATGAGATCAACAAGGGAGTGAGTGTAGATAAAGAAGAGACCAAGGACTGAGCACTGGGCACTTCAATATTAAAAGACTGGGGGGAAGAAAGGGCCCCTGTTACAGGGCATTGAGACCGTCACCAGGGAGGTGGCAGGGAAACCAAGAGTGAGGCCCTTGAAGCCAAGCTAAGAACTGTATCCAACAGGAGAAGATGATCAACCGTGTCAGATGCCACTTGATAGACAACTTGACATGGCCACTTTGAGTTGACCATTTCAGGCTTGTTTACCAAAGCAGTGACTTTCTAGCTAGCTTTCTAAACTTTAGCAACATTTAAGCGACGTTGGTAGGTTGTCGTATCTACAGCTGaagtgttttttggggggaataGTTATTTCCTGTAATTCACTTTCTGTGAATTTATGTCATTGTCTTAAAAAAAGGCCAATATGGCCATTTTTGTGAGTTGGTGGTGACTGTTGAAATAAATTACAAGCAAAATTGTCACCAATCTAAAAGATTCCTGTACTACTGAGATTTCCAATAAACGGTACACTGTGGTCAGAGACTTCCGAGCTGATCACCAAGTCACTAGGTTATTGTGAAATAGTCAAATggaaattctttatttaaaaaaattttttttttaagattggcacctgagctaacaactattgccaatcttcttttttttccccctgctttttctccccaaatccctgcagtacatagttatatatttcagttgtgggtccttccagttgtggcatgtgggatgccgcctcagcgtggcctaatgagcggtgccatgtccgtgcccaggatccaaacggccgaaaccctgggctgccaaagcagagtgcatgaaaaccacttggccaccgggctggcccctcaaatggAAATTCTTGAGTTTTAAAGTCTCTAGTTAAAATAAGTGCTGCTTAAAACCGTGCTGCTTGTTCAGACGTTTTGAAGTAATTTAGCTAGaatgcttttgttgcatcccgaTAAACTGCAGAAGCTTAGATACCACCGTCTTATTTTTTACCCAGTGAAGTTTGTATCATTTTTCCATATGAAATGTCTTTCCCAAGTACACCTGCCCTCAGAGACTCTGAATTACACACTTAAAGGAAGTAACCTTTCCAAACGAGCTGAAGAATGGCACTCTGTTAGAAAGATGAACAGCTGGCCATGTAGAAATTCTCTGGAATGCTCACTTGTCCTACAAAGGCAGGGAAGGAACTGAGATGTCTGGTGTAGTGTCTGTCATTGGTATACAGaattgttcatctttttttttttaacaatcttactagaaattttaatataattttaataatggcCTTTCTCTTTAAAAGACTGCTAATCCATTAACAATGTGAAGGCCCTGAGAACTCTGCGATTCAGTGGGACTCAGGATTGTGTGGAATTGTCCCATTTGCTAAGACGTTCCTTAGATTAAGATTCAGGACCCTCCGGTGTTTAAATTCATCCCTTGTTCTCGATTACCTTGGGATTAAGTTCCAATTTCTTAGCAAGACACAAAGGATGTGGCTTTTGCTCAGCTCTCCCAGCTCATGGCTCACTTCTTCGCCTGTGGAATTCTTTGTTCCAGCCATGTGAAAGCAGCAGATGAGCTAGGTTAGCCCTTCTTCCTTCTTGGGCATAAGCCGCAGCCTTCCTCTGACCTTGGCCAGCTCTGCCCTGTCCACCCCTGGTTTAGTTCTTTTTCGTGGGATTCTTCTGTTCTCAGGGTCAGTATATAGTTGAGGCTCTCTGTTTACTTCATTGGTTTCGGTTTGTGCTCTTTATTCTGATTTGTTTCCCAGAATTTCTGTAGAAATTGCTTACATGTGGGGATAGGAGGGAGCTAGGGGCGAGTACAGCATCACCTTCCCCAGGTCCAGATAAATGAGATTACGAAACAGAGACCTAGCCCGTTAGGCCTTTGCAGAGAGGGACCTGCGGAGGCCAACTCGCGGTGTGGAGAGCTAAGCTGCGCCTTGAAGTGTGGGGTCTCCTCGGATTTGTAGTTGAAGTTACTGTTCTGAGATGTTGCAGGCTGTACCGAGGGGTCAAGGAGGGAGCTCGAGAGCTTGTACCCCGGGTGAAGATAGGCTAGTGCCTGCGCTCTCGAGAGGAAAACGGGAAGGCGAGAAGCCATCCGAAGTGGGTCAGCTTCCTCTACCCCTTCCAAACGGGACAGACGGTAGCGCTATTGCTTAACAATCGCCCTCTGCTCCAAGAAGAGCTAGTTAATGACCGTGAGCGAATGTGAGTGTAAAGACACGGTGCCCTCTCGGCCTCCGCGCGCTGAGGTGTCACGTAGGGTCCGGGGGAGGCACACTTCCGCGGGCCTCGGCCGCTCGGAGCCCTGTCCCCAGCATCCTTGCCCGCCCAGGCCGGGACACTGGCTCTGCGCGGTCTCGGCGCTCAGCGCGAACCCCAGGGCTGCGTCTCGAGGGCACACAGCCCCACCGGCCGGGGAGAGCGGCCCGGGGGCGATGGCCACGCAGCGGCCCCTGGGCGTCGGCGCTCGGCTGTGGCCCGCGCTGCGGGGAGCAGCTCCGGGCCGgcgggcggaggcggcggcggggcggggccggcgcggggcggggccgggcggctCGGGAGGGCCCGCGTGAATGAGGCGCGCGCCGGCGGCCGGGCGCCGTTCCGCGCTGGGCTTCTCCCCGCAGCGCGGGCGCCGGGAGCCGCCCTTTCCGCTGGGTGTCGctcgggggcgggggggaatGGCCCATTCAAAAGCGCCGCGAGGGGGCCCGGCCAGTGCCCTGCAGTGAGCGCTCGCGGGAGGACGGCGGCGGCCCGGCGGCTCGCGGCGGCGGGACCTTGTGGCGCCTCAGGACGCGGCTGCCCCCCTGCCCCGACCCCGACCGACCGCCGCTCTGCCTCCTGCGCCTCAGCTTCCTCTGTGCGCTCCGGGCGGGCGGCCGTGGGCGCCGCTGGGGCGAGGACGGCgcgcggctgctgctgctgcccccagccCGGGCGGCGGCAAGTGGGGAGGCCGAGCCGAGCGGCGGGCCGCCCTATGCCGGGAGGATGTTGGAGAGCAGCGGATGCAAGGCACTGAAGGAGGGCGTGCTGGAGAAGCGCAGCGACGGGCTGCTGCAGCTCTGGAAGAAAAAGTGCTGCATCCTCACTGAGGAGGGGCTCCTGCTCATCCCGCCCAAGCAGCTGcaacaccagcagcagcagcagcagcccggGCAGGGGCCGGCCGAGCCGTCCCAACCCGGAGGCCCCGCCGTGGCCGGCCTCGAGCCGCCGGTCAAGCTCAAGGAATTACACTTTTCCAACATGAAGACCGTGGACTGTGTGGAGCGCAAGGGCAAGTACATGTACTTCACTGTGGTGATGGCCGAGGGCAAGGAGATCGACTTTCGGTGCCCGCAGGACCAGGGCTGGAACGCCGAGATCACGCTGCAGATGGTGCAGTACAAGAACCGTCAGGCCATCCTGGCGGTCAAGTCCACGCGGCAGAAGCAACAGCACCTGGTCCAGCAGCAACCCCCGCAGCCGCAGCCGCAGCCGCAGCTTCAGCCTcaaccccagccccagccgcagccccagccccagccgcagCCCCAAGCcaatccccagccccacctccagccgCTCCACCCGTATCCGCACCTGCACCCGCACCCGCACCAGCACACACTCCCGCACCAGCACCAGCAGCCGCTCTCGCAGCCGCACGGCCACCGGCTTCTCCGCAGCACCTCCAACTCGGCCTGAAGGGGGCAGCACCCGCGCCGGAGGAGGTAAGCGCCGGCGACCCGGGCTCCCGGGGCCGTTCCGAAGAGCGGCTTTCGGGGTGCGGGGAGGAGTAGGAAGCCTGCTCCCGGGTTTGGCTCTCGGGTGGAAAAATGAGAAGCTATTCGAAGTTTCTGggaaggtggagaaaagggaagcaagCCGGGGCCGGGAGCGGCGGCGcagagaagggggctgggggacCCGCGCCGGGCGGGCGGGCCTCGCGGGCCGCCTCCCTGCCGGCCCCGCGCGTGGGCGGGGGTGCGCGCCCCGGCGACACCGCGGCCTCTCTCCGGGGCCCAGGCGCCACGTAACTGGGTCTGGGCGCTCGAGGGAGCGACCCTGGTGACTTTCTGGGCACGCTTTGTCCGCCGGCCCGGCCCGAAAAGAACTGGGTTATGGAGGATTGTGAGCCGCCCACTTCATTCCATGTCATTTCTTTCCAGGTTTTGAGGACTTGAGGAAGTGGGACGAGCACCTTTCTATTGTCTTCACTTGGCTCCAAAACAAGACGGTCTCCCCGCCCCGCGCCAGATCAAGTAGTTTGGACATCACCGGACTGATAACTCGCGATTCCTTAGTTTTCTGCATTCTCTTCACCGCAATGCAGGAGACGCTCTCTAGTCCAGAGGGCTTTATTTATGAACCTTGGAAAGGATCTCCCAGGATGGTGGACCTTCTAGGAGCAATGATgtactgtaattttattttaatgtattttgacttatgattatttattagtttttttaatgCTTGTTCTAAGACATTTCTGAATGTAGgccatttttcaaaaagaaacttgATTTTCAAAAACCTATTCCCTAGTAAGTTctaatcttggaaaagaaaaaagtaagaggGCGGCGGAGGGGAAAACATTAAGAATTCATACATTATTCTTGGGGCATTTTCCAAAGGTCTGATACTTTGATTCTTATGCAGGTGGTTGAAATTAAACTCTGTggtattacttctttttttattttgagatttttttctcctcgGACATATATTTTGTGTAGAATAGAGGTTTAAAGAAGTTAAGTGTTCAGAAGTGTGTAATTATGAAAATCTAATCGCTTTCCTAAAAGGAAGTCACTAGTAGTGAGATCtgattccaaatatttaaaacataaccCAGCTGATGGCAGGATGATCATGTGGTGAATATTCGGTTGGACTGGGTCTGCTGTAGGAAAAGCTTGGCT from Equus asinus isolate D_3611 breed Donkey chromosome 4, EquAss-T2T_v2, whole genome shotgun sequence harbors:
- the PHLDA1 gene encoding LOW QUALITY PROTEIN: pleckstrin homology-like domain family A member 1 (The sequence of the model RefSeq protein was modified relative to this genomic sequence to represent the inferred CDS: deleted 1 base in 1 codon), giving the protein MRRAPAAGRRSALGFSPQRGRREPPFPLGVARGGGEWPIQKRREGARPVPCSERSREDGGGPAARGGGTLWRLRTRLPPCPDPDRPPLCLLRLSFLCALRAGGRGRRWGEDGARLLLLPPARAAASGEAEPSGGPPYAGRMLESSGCKALKEGVLEKRSDGLLQLWKKKCCILTEEGLLLIPPKQLQHQQQQQQPGQGPAEPSQPGGPAVAGLEPPVKLKELHFSNMKTVDCVERKGKYMYFTVVMAEGKEIDFRCPQDQGWNAEITLQMVQYKNRQAILAVKSTRQKQQHLVQQQPPQPQPQPQLQPQPQPQPQPQPQPQPQANPQPHLQPLHPYPHLHPHPHQHTLPHQHQQPLSQPHGHRLLRSTSNSA